In the Clostridia bacterium genome, one interval contains:
- a CDS encoding DUF202 domain-containing protein, producing MSEEKNKKQELSPLENESGRAPVKHKLSDRLAFNRTKLANERTMLAYIRTAIGSGGAGMALFKLIEIPDAKYIGIALVAAAPVILVIGILRFIRMNKKVDDYKKIDEDDED from the coding sequence ATGTCGGAAGAAAAAAACAAAAAACAGGAGCTTTCACCATTGGAAAATGAAAGCGGCCGCGCCCCTGTGAAACATAAATTAAGCGACAGACTCGCTTTTAATCGCACAAAACTTGCAAACGAAAGGACCATGCTTGCATACATACGCACCGCCATAGGATCTGGCGGCGCGGGGATGGCGCTTTTTAAGCTTATAGAGATACCCGATGCAAAATATATAGGGATCGCGCTAGTAGCGGCGGCGCCGGTCATACTTGTAATAGGCATATTGCGTTTTATCAGAATGAATAAAAAGGTCGATGATTACAAAAAAATAGATGAAGATGACGAAGATTAA